The genome window ATGTGACTGGCTTGACATTGGCTACAATCCAGACAGCATTTCTTTCCACACTTTGGTTGTCCCTGCTCCTCATTGGGAGGACATCATTGAGCCGACCCTCTCCCCCAGCCCCATGGGGTGTGCTCCCTAGAGTGTGGTGGGGGCGACCCGAAAGGCCCTGTCAGTATTTcagcaggagagagggggtgcTCAGCCTCCCGTCGATCGTCtttccatttatttatttttacgcTGTATGAGAGGCAGGTGGGTTAATGTGCTGAGCTGGGATGTGTGAGAAAGGTGGAAGGGGACTGGAGAAGGTTTTTGTGGAGGTAGAGATGTAAGGAGGATGTGGGGAGACATGCCAGGTTGGACATGCTGAGCTTTCGACTCCCATCTGTTTTGACCTGAAAATGATCTGGAAGCCATTTAAATCGCTGTGAGGATATTCCATCTTGACTGTCTGTAcgtgtggtgtgttttgtatgtGTGTCACTGTGggacctccgtttgtttgtcatTGAATGGTGGAGCTGTAATAAGCACAGAAACCCTGGAATGTCTAGAACCTAAATAAAAatgctttatttatttaactaggcaagtcagttaagaacattctgggcctcccaggtggcgcagtggttaagggcgctgtactgcagcgccagctgtgccatcagagtccctgggtttgcgcccaggctctgtcataaccggccgtgaccgggaggtccgtggggcaacgcacaattggcctagcatcgtccgggttagggagggcttggtcggtagggatgtccttgtctcatcgcgcaccagcgactcctgtggcgggccgggcgcagtgcccgctaaccaaggttgccaggtgcacaggtgCATGACTTTCAagcttcgtctctcccgagcccgtacgggagttgtagcgatgagacaagatagtagctactacaacaattggataccacgaaattggggagaaaaaaggggtaaaataaaaaataaagaacaaattctgatttacaatgaccgggtaacagtgggttaactgccctttTTTAGGGGcagacacatttttaccttgtcagtttagggattcgatccaacaaacgctctaaccactaggctaccctgcctcccaaAAAGGTAGCAGGACTATTGGATTAGATGGGTGGatgttttttttgcattttgtTCAGGAGAAAGAGGCTACCAGGTCAGAGAGAAATCGTATTAATGTGTTTCTCTCAGCAGGTAAAGGGAATGTAGCTACTGTAGTAGAAACTCCCTGTTTTTTGTCAGTGGTGTCTGAGTGTGGGGAATGCACGTGTATAGTATATGCCTTTAAGTGTGTTTACATCTGTTTTTGTTCCGTGAtggactctcccctctctctctgaaccacAGATGCTGTTGCCGAGCTCACTAAAGAGTACAGGGAGAATGGGGAGCCAATCACGGATGATAGTCCTAATCTGCACAAATTCTCCTACAAACTGGAGTACCTGCTGCAGGtgagtcaaatcaaatttatttatatagccctttgtacatctgctgatatctcaaagtgcagtacaggaacccagcctaaaaccccaaacagcaagcaatgcaggtgtagaagcacagtggctaggaaaaactccctagaaaggccaaaacctaggaagaaacctagagaggaaccaggctatgtggggtggccagtcctcttctggctgtgccgggtggagattataacagaacatggccaagatgttcaaatgttcataaatgaccagcatggtccaataataataaggcagaacagttgaaactggagcagcagcacggtcaggtggaagttgaaactggagcagcaggccagcacagccaggtggactggggacagcaaggagtcatcatgtcaggtagtcctggggcatggtcctagggctcaggtcctccgagagagaaagaaagagagaaggagagaattagagagtcCTTGGGTGGTGGAtctttcttgatacacatgggaaactgtagAGTGTGAAagacccagcagcattgcagttcttgacacactcaaaccggtatGTCCGGCACCTTACTACCAAACCCTGTTCAAGGGCACTTAAATCTTTTctcttgccaattcaccctctgcatggcacacgtacacaacccatgtctcaagacttaaaaatccttctgtaacttctccccttcatctacattgattgaagcggatttaacaggtgacctcaataagtgatcatagctttcacctggatttaatTTAATACATCTAGTCAATAGTAATTTTAGCAGCAGCGTAGGTGTGAGGGGGAGCAGTAGTTGTGAGCCATTTAAGTCTTATGGCCAGGGGATAGAAGCCATGATGCACCGGTACCATCTGCCCGGATGGGATCAAGGCCcaagcacgcaatgactacatcaagcttgtgactctacaaacagGTTGGATGCATTTGTGGTTAGTTTTGGTTTTGTTTCAGATTATTTGCTGCCCAATATCAATGAATGGTAAACAATGTATTttttcattttggagtcacttttattgtaaataagagtagaatatgtttctgaacacttctacatgaatgtggatgctgcCATGATTACGGacaatcctgaatgaatcatgaataatgatgagtgagaaagtaaCAGATGGgcaaagatcatacccccaagCCATGCTAACcttccctgttattggtaatggagAGAGGTTAACATGTCTTTGGCGTATAACCTTTGACCCATcgttattcacaattcattcaggattatccataatcatggttgCATCAAAATGAATGTTGGTTTCTTGATTTTAGTTTGTTATTATTTGTGTACttttttactgcattgttaggagctagtaactcAATAATGTTGCTGCACctatctgctaaactgtgtacacatccaataaactttgatttgatttaggggtggtttcccagacacagattaagtctaGTCCTAGACTAAAAATCTAATCTGTCTTCAGAAGAATCCAAGTCAAATCAAGGCCAACCTGCTATGTTCCCCGATATGGCATTGTTCTTGTTCACATCGCTATACAGTATGTCATGTAAGATTTATTGCCAACATGTCATCTACACTATTCAGTTTGACCAGAAGGAGAAGACAACATTTCTTGGCACCAGAAAAGACTACTGGGATTATTTCAGCGACTGTCTGGCCAAGATCAAAGGCGCCAACGATGGTATCCGCTTTGTCAAATCCATCCCAGAGGTATGGAGATCTGCACTTTTAAAAGTAAATTCTAAGGATTGTCAACTGTTGATACACAACGTTTAGTAGTAATTCATTTGTAATGTTGTTGTATCTTCAGATGTTTTTTTGACACCGTTTTATGGGACCCAGCAAACACAGTCACCATTTCTGTGTAACCTCTATCTGAAGTTATGTATAATATTACAGTTTTGGGTcttaatgtttgtttgtttttttacctaATGTGAAATAATGAAGGAACAAATATACTTGATCTACAAATGATGTACCAAATCCACTCAGACACATATTTCACAACCGTGATTGAAGGGATTGAAATCGACCTGATCGCTAATACTCCTGACATTGCAACTGTCATGGATTGCTTAATTAACGTATATGCATTCAGTTCTCTGTCTCGCTGATAActatgtaactgccaaaataaaggaaacacttgagtaattgagcgatttttaaaaagtatattGGAAAGCAGgttcttccacacaggtgtggttcctgatttaattaagcaattaacatcccatcatgcgtagcgtcatgtataaaaatgcccagttacCTATTATTTGGGCTATCATGGCTAGAAGAAGGGATCAGTGACTTTGAAAAATGTGTCTCAAAGGAGCATATGgggttaaagtgtgtgtgtgtctgtgtgacagtcaccagatctcaacccaattggaCCCTcatgttttccaccaccatcaacaaaacactaaattatggaatttcttgtggaagaatggtgtcgcatccctccaatagagttgcagacacttgtagaatctatgccaatttgcattgaagctgttctggcggctcgtggtggcccaacaccctattaagatactttatgttggtgtttcctttattttggcacttaCCTGTTGTTATAAGTACATGGGGGAATTTGGCATGCCATGAAACACAAATACTCTTTGTAAGCAGGATCTACACAACAGATGTTGCTGAATATGGATGAATTATAAACCACTTTTGAGGAATTAAAATGTCTGACAAACGTTGATTTGAACTATTCTTTTAACGGACATGTTCAGGAAGCACATATGCTCATTCTAGGCCTCATTGGTGCTGCAGCTGAACAGCTATCACATATATTTGCTGTACAACACTGTGAATATGTTATTTACTTACCCCTTCCAGCTGAAGACATCTCTGGGGAAGGGCAGGGCTTTCATTCGCTACTCCCTGGTGCACCAACGACTGGCCGACACTCTGCAGCAGTGTCTGATGAACCAAAGGGTAACCAGGTAAAATTCAACCCGGCACAGGATTTACAGAGGTCATGGGTTAAAAACCCTTAGGCAAAGAGGGGTTCATCTCTCAAATACGTATCACAAGTTTGAATGGCAAAGTGAGCAAAAAATCTCAGACCTGACACCACTTCTGGAACAGTTTTAGGGGTTGAACATGGATGCGTAGGGTCAAATTTGTGGAACATAATCATGTTTGGCTAAATTAAGGGACTGTTAGCGTTTTGGTTGAAGTGACACTTCTTTAGACATAGACTACTGTTCTGAGATTTGGACTGATCTGACGGTAAGTTCATTGTTTCGAGTAAACATCATTTCCTTTCATTTCTCTTTCCTTATGGGGTTTTACTTCTATAAATGTATTTCTCTGTTCCTCAGGTGAGTAAAGAGTGTGTGCCTGTACCTTGGCGCCAAAGCTTACTGGAAGCAGTGTCCAGTGGGTTTTGGAGGGGTTGACATGTTTTCAGATGTAGTCAAGACATATTGTACAGATCTGCTTCTCGAAAAGTTGCTTCTCCCTTCGTAAAGAGTCATGTCTGTGTGCTCGATGTACTTGGGaaatgtatctgtgtgtttacaaAAGGGATGTTCATTTTTCATATATGCACTGTACTTTTTGTGAGGGTCAAGGTAATTGGATATAACCAACAGGCTAAGTATATTAGTGAAGGTATTtctatgtgaatgtgtgtatttcTCCTTTCATTCTATCAATATGCTTATCTTCTTCTCTGTGCAGTGACTGGTACTATACTCGCAGCCCCTTGCTGAAATCTCACCTCGGCGTTGACATCATAAGTCACCTGTATGAGCTCAACGAGGTCCAGTTTGACGTGGCCTCCAGGGGTCATGACCTTGACTCGTCTTGGCCCACTTTCGCAAGGTAACCAATCACAAAGACAGAGTGGTTTATAATACATCCCATTCTCCAGGTGCTGTGTATTGGATTGAGGAATTGATGTAGATTAAAACGATACTTGGTGATGTCACCTCATCACGTGTTTTCTGAACTCCAGGAGGACACTGGGCATGCCCAACTCACCTGGCCACATGTGGAAACCACCCAGTCGCAGCTCTAGCATTAACAGTCTGGCCAGCACCTACTCACAGGTACTGACACAGCCACCTTCCTCCTCAAAGCTTTTATTCTGCTGGCACTATTATGAACTGGTCATATCTTAACATATCATATTGCTAGTCATATTGCTCAGATTATACCATAATGAAACATAAAACCATAAACTGAGTGGTGTCATCTGCACTCAATCTAATACTCTCTTTCCCCAACCACCCTAAACCACCGCAGCAGGCTCATGAGTTCCTTGGCAGCCCTGACAATGGCCCAAGCATGCTGAGTGAGTTGAACGAGTTGTTGCCTTCCAGCGTAGAGGTGAGTATGTTGGACGAGCTCCGCCTGGAGCTGGACCAGTCGGAGCTGAAGCAGCGGGAGCTCCTGGACAGGGTACAGcagatgggggaggagggtgtTGAGCTCAGACGTGTGGTGTTGGAGCTACAGAGGCAGCTGGACGTGTCGCTGACCGCCCAGGAGAAACAGCAGGGAATGCAAGGGACCCTGAAAGACCTGGAGGCACGGGAGGAGGCCTTGTCCTGCGAGCTGGAATCCCTGAGGGCCggggagagggccagggagatCGAAAATCGCCACTTTCAGGAGAAGCTGGCAGCCGCAGAGGGGAAGAACGTAGAACTAATGACCAAACTGGATGGGGTGTTGGATGAGAAGGGCCAGCAAGCGACTAGCTACTTTGACTCGGCACAGAAGATCCATGAGCTACTGGACAGACTGAAGGATGctgagagggggaagatagaggctctggcagagggagaggataggaggagacaGGCCGACAGGCTGGCAGATGAGCTAAGGGTCAAAGAGGTGGCAGAAAAGAAGGATGAGGCCAAGCTCGAGTCGCTGTCAAAATCCATTGCAGAGGGGAACGCTAAGTTTGCGGAGTGTGCAGAGGAGCAGCGTAATGCCATTGACAAGCTGAAGGGGGCATTGACTTTGAGAGAGAAGGAGGTCAACAACCTGCAGAGGCAGCTGCAGGACCTCCAGAGTGttctggaagagatggagagacaagcaGAGGAGGCcagaaacagagcagaggaggagaaagaggagaccCAGGAAAGCATATGCAGTCTGAAAGAGGCCTTGGAGGTGGAACAACTCTACCTGAAGGAGCAGTTGAAGAGCAGAGAGGCGGAGCTGCTCTCCAGTATACAGAGGCTTCAGCACCTGGAGGTCCAGAGCCATAGCCTGACAACGGAGAGGGACATCCTGAGTGCCAACCTCTCCAAGCTGGAATCTAGCATCAGGGAGCAGGCCAATAAAATTGAAGAGTACAAGACTCAGTGCACCAACCTGATGGAGCTGAATGGGAAGTTGCTTGACACAGTGAAGAGGAATGAGGAGCTGAAGAAGGAGCTGGCAGAGAGCCGGGCAGCCCTGGAGGACGAGGTGGCTGCTCTCAGGGCGTCTGACAAGCACCTGAGGGGCCAGCTGGACGACGCCAAGGTAACAGTGGATGAGAAGGACAGGAAGTTGCGTGAGGAGAACCGGGCCTTGGACGAGAGTTTACAGAGGGCAGCCATGGCCGCTGCGGTCTCAAATGCCTCTACCAAACGGCTGGAGCAGGAGAACCAAGGCTTGAGGGAGGAGCAGGCTACGGTGAGGGCGGCGCTGAGCTCCATGCAGGAGGAACTGAAGTCCATCCACGGGCAGATCGGAGAGCTGGAGAAGAGCTTGGGGGCATCCCGCAGGAGCGAGGCCAGCCTGCAGGAGCAGCTCAAAGACCGGAAGGCCCAGCTACAGAACAAGGAGAAGGGCTGTGCAGAGCTCCAGGCCAGGGTGGAGGCCCTGGAGACCAGAGGAAGGACACTGGAAAAGGCTAAGGCAGATGCAGAAAATGCCTGTGCCAAAAAGACAAAGCTGATAGAGAGGGTCACCACTGAGAAACAGACAGTGGAGAGAACACAGCTACAGAGAAGCTCTGCCCAGGCCAAGAAGAGCCAGGAGGTAGCCGCCAAGCTGACTATGGTGGAGGGCCAACTGGAAGTGAACATGAAGGAGGTGTCCAGGTTCCAGGCAGAAGTGATGGATTTGAGAGTGCAGCTGAAGACCTCTGGGGAGGACAGGATGAAGAGCCAGGCCCAGCTGGAGGTGATGGAGGCCCAGAAAGACGCACTCAGGACCCTAACAGAGCAGCTCAAAGCCCAGACCGAGGCACTTAACCAGAGGCACGTGGCCGAGCTCCTGCAGTgcaaagagagggaagaggctcTGAGCAGGGAGCGTGACCAGGAGGCAGCCACCCGGTCCGAGTCGGCTGCCGCAGAGGCCTCCGCCAGGGGAGAGCTGGCTACGCTAAAGGCCCAGAATGAGAGGTTGGCCATGGAGAATGCTGAGATACGTGAAGGCCTCCACCGGGCCAATACAGAGATGGCAGAGCTTGGGATGACTATCTGTAGACTGACAGCAGAAAGGGAGGAGGCCAAGGAAGGCTGGGCGGGGGAGGCAGACAGGATAGGGGAACTGGAGGAGAGAACTTCCGGGGAGGTGGAGCGGCTGGAGGCCTGCATGGCTGCCATGCGCCAGGAGAACACCGGCCTAAGGGAGGAACTGAGGATGACAGAGAACCTTCCGGGAGCCATGCTGGAGCTGCAGGACAAGCTGGAGAAGGCAGAGTGCCAGGTGAGGAGCCTCCAGGACACCAGTCTGGAGGAGATGGAGGCGGTCAAGTTCCAGATGAGCTCCGAGAGCATGAATCATCAGAACCAGATCAAGGTGAGTTTAGCTGGATTTCTGTCAAAAGCCTGTGACGGGGGAAATTATTGTGATTAATTAGACAATGAATTACTATGTGTGAATCAGAACATATTTACCTCTTTATAAAACAGCGTGCTTTTGCTGTGCAGGAGCTGCAGAATTCTCCTCACTTTGGCACAATTTCAACACTTGTATATTTTGCTCTCTATCCAGAGTCTGAAAGATGAGCTGGGGAAACTGAGGGTCCAGCTGCCTAAAGAGCAGGAGAAGGTGTCCAGTCTGGAGGCCAAAATCTTTGAGATAGAGGTCTGTATCTTCACCTCTTTCATTATTCACATATGACAGAGAACATTATAACAACTCTAATGCAATGGTAAATCTTAGCGCTGGCTGTAGCGTTATAGGTTGGGGGGGTCCTAAATATTTTTTGCTATTTTCACAACCAGAATTATGGGCACAAAAGTTGGCGGTGGCGTGAAAGGGCTGGATTTTGATGAATaaacaggttgtgtgtgtgttgacgctTCTCCCCtctctggccaatcagaacgtgctccaTGGCTAAAcatgtggttgcttcaagttgtgtatttacgGTATTTTATGTATTGCATTGTCATCAACTCCAATTAGAATGTTAGTCCGTTATAGCTTAGTTTATTAAATTCACTAGAATATTGATAAGACCTGAAAAGACACTGTATAATTTTATTCATATAGTATTCTAATAAAAACGAAACAACAACTTGTTCTAAATATGCTAACTACAGTTACTCGCACCATAATTACTCCCCAAAGGCATATAATACAGACCAGGCAACTTAGACTATGGAAGGTTTTACACACATCCAAACTTTTCACAGGAGCTGGATGAAGATCCAATATAAAGAGAAAGGGGGAATGTCCACTCTCCGTTATACTGCTCGCAAATGTAATGTTTTAATAAACATCATGGAACCATCTTATGGATCATATTTGCACTCCTCTGGAAATAGCAGACGAAATTGCATCGCATCCGAACCATGTACGttctcaccataaacccatggacGGTGAATCTTTCTAATTAAGTTAATCAAAttaaacaaaaaacaataaaaaaatttttttaaaccAACAATATTTCTAAATAGGATCGGATCCGAAGCATGATATCATAAATCGCTTCTCTCGTTCCATGGCACTGTGTGTACACGTAGGCCTAAATGTCTTAACGCATAACATTCACACGTCTATACAAAATGCTAGGCTCCTGTCAATTGTATTGTTACCTTCAGTACGAGTTAaaagacacacctgctcattcaagagtttttctttatttttaccattttctatgttgtagagtaatagtgaagacatcaaaactatgacataacacatatggaatcatgtagtaaccaaaaaagtgttaaacaaataaaaaatatattttatatttgagattcttcaaagtagccaccctttgccttgatgacagctttgcacactcttggcattctctcaaccagcttcatgaagaaggcttttccaaccatcttgaaggagttcccatatatgctgagcacttgttgactgcttttccttcactctgcggtccaactcatcccaaaccatctcaattgggttgaggtcgggtgattttggccaggtcatctgaaggagcactccatcaccctcctttttagtcaaatagcccttacacagcctggaggtgtgttttgggtcattgtcctgttgaaaaacaaatgatagtcccactaagcgcaaaccagatgggatggcatattgctgcagaatgctgtggtagcaatgctggttgtctgccttgaattctaaatgaatcacagacagtgtcatcagcaaagcaccatcacacatcctcctccatgcttcacggtgggaaccacacaaggTGAGATCaaccattcacctactctgtgtctcacaaagacacataggttagaaccaaatcaaatcaaatttatttatatagcccttcgtacatcagctgatatctcaaagtgctgtacagaaacccagtctaaaaccccaaacagcaagcaatgcaggtgtagaagcactgtggctaggaaaaactccctagaaaggccaaaacctaggaagaaacctagagaggaaccaggctatgtggggtggccagtcctcttctggctgtgtcgggtggagattataacagaacatggccaagatgttcaaatgttcataaatgaccagcatggtaaaatattaataaggcagaacagttgaaactggagcagcagcacagccaggtggactggggacagcaaggagtcatcatgtcaggtagtcctcaggcatggtccaagggctcaggtcctccgagagatagagagaaagagaattagagagagcacacttaaattcacacaggacaccgaataggacaggagaagtactccaaatataacaaactgaccctagccccccgacacaaactactgcagcataaatactggaggctgagacaggaggggtcaggagatactgtggccccatccgaaaacacccccggacagggccaaacaggaaggatataaccccacccactttgccaaagcacagcccccacaccactaaccaaaaatctcaaatttggactcatcagaccaaaggacagattaccACCGGTTTTATGTCCATTGCTcgtttttcttggcccaagcgCTTCTTGTTGTTGGTATCcttttaatagtggtttctttgcagcagttcgaccatgaaggcctgattcacgcagtctcctctgaacagttgatgttgagatgtgtctgttacttgaactctgtgaagcatttatttgggatgcaatctgaggtgcagtaaactctaatgaacttattgtctgcagcagaggtaactctgggacttcctttcctgtggcggtcctcatgagagagaGTTTCATGtcgcttgatggttttgcgactgcacttgaagaaactttaaaagttcttgaaattttccatattgactcaccttcatgtcttaaagtaaagatggactgtcgtttctttaagcttatttgagctgttattgccattatatggacttggtcttttaccaaatagggctatcttctgtataccacccctaccttgttacaacacaaactgattggctcaaacgcattaagaatgaaagaaatttcacaaattaacttttaaaatggcacacctgttaattgaaatgcatcccagttgactacctcatgaagctggttgagagaatgccaagattgtgcaaagctgtcatcaaggcaatgagttgctactttgaaaaatttaaattatatttggatttgtttaacacttttgttatttcatgatttcatatgtgttattttatagttttgttgtcttcactattattctacaatgtagaaactaataaaataaagaaaaaccttggaatgagtaggtgtgtccaaacttttgactggtactgtatgtgtgaggcAGATTCTCCCAAAAAATCTGCTTTTGATATGGCATTATAGGAGGACTGAATAGTTTGGAGGAGGATATCTTTTGCAATTGGACGAGGGTAGCTCTTTGAAAATGGGAATGGATAGCCTACTTGAACAAGAAAAATGCAGGtatgtgaattgtgaataatgagcATGAGGACAAAAACCTCAAATGTTTCAAAGCACTCTGTTGACCATTTAAAACCTCTATATTCATAAGCTACTTTTAATATCGCAATGCTACTAAACCAGCCTTGATTAAGGGGAAGGTAGGCTAtgcttgtttttttaaattaaattaaatcgtttttttatTAACACGATTCACTGTCACAAAAGACGCATCTCTCCTTCCATGGGCACTGTGCATCATGGCTGGATAGTCTGCGCTTCCTCTCTCAAAATCCATTCCATTATCAACTGTGTTACCGTTAAGATGTGTTTTTTGTGGGTCTTAAAACTTCCCATTACTACTGCATGAAATTGTCACTTTTGTGCTTGTTTTTAAGGCAACATCTCAAATATTGACACCCCTCCCACCTCGGCGCAAGCGATCTGTTGTTAGACAGGCAAATGACCGAACCTGGCGTTAATGTAGGTGCTGCAGTTTTTAAAATGAAATTGCCAGTGCTTTGACAGTTTTTCAATCACAAGATAGACCACTTTAGGATACACCGGCgcagaacaactgattggctcaatggCATGTCTGTTTAGCAGCTGACACTGGAATAGCGGAAAGAAAGAATCAGTAAGAGGAATTTGTGAAAGATCATATTGTGTGTAGAAAAAGTTTTTTCATCTTGTTTTTTTATGTTTTCATTAGAGAGGCAGAGGAATGAATATGACAAAGGGAAAAGGTAAAAATACAAAAAGGGGGCGAGAGGAGCAGGGCTTCACACACCTGACTGGGTTAATGAATACCCTGAAAATTAGATTAGCTCAGTGTTCATAAACCGAGGATGATAAAACTGAGGGCAGGGTGGTGTGAATCTCCTGCCTCTCCCTGCATAGAGAGTCTGCCTGTACTATAATACTTTGCTATGATTGAGTGAAGAAGGAGAGAGTTAATTTACAAAGCATCGCTCCTCTGTAGACTTCTTAATCCTTTCTTTGTCTGTATTTAAAGGGGTCAGCAG of Oncorhynchus gorbuscha isolate QuinsamMale2020 ecotype Even-year linkage group LG15, OgorEven_v1.0, whole genome shotgun sequence contains these proteins:
- the LOC123997394 gene encoding FYVE and coiled-coil domain-containing protein 1-like isoform X2, which produces MAAGEALGESQLRRIIRDLHDAVAELTKEYRENGEPITDDSPNLHKFSYKLEYLLQFDQKEKTTFLGTRKDYWDYFSDCLAKIKGANDGIRFVKSIPELKTSLGKGRAFIRYSLVHQRLADTLQQCLMNQRVTSDWYYTRSPLLKSHLGVDIISHLYELNEVQFDVASRGHDLDSSWPTFARRTLGMPNSPGHMWKPPSRSSSINSLASTYSQQAHEFLGSPDNGPSMLSELNELLPSSVEVSMLDELRLELDQSELKQRELLDRVQQMGEEGVELRRVVLELQRQLDVSLTAQEKQQGMQGTLKDLEAREEALSCELESLRAGERAREIENRHFQEKLAAAEGKNVELMTKLDGVLDEKGQQATSYFDSAQKIHELLDRLKDAERGKIEALAEGEDRRRQADRLADELRVKEVAEKKDEAKLESLSKSIAEGNAKFAECAEEQRNAIDKLKGALTLREKEVNNLQRQLQDLQSVLEEMERQAEEARNRAEEEKEETQESICSLKEALEVEQLYLKEQLKSREAELLSSIQRLQHLEVQSHSLTTERDILSANLSKLESSIREQANKIEEYKTQCTNLMELNGKLLDTVKRNEELKKELAESRAALEDEVAALRASDKHLRGQLDDAKVTVDEKDRKLREENRALDESLQRAAMAAAVSNASTKRLEQENQGLREEQATVRAALSSMQEELKSIHGQIGELEKSLGASRRSEASLQEQLKDRKAQLQNKEKGCAELQARVEALETRGRTLEKAKADAENACAKKTKLIERVTTEKQTVERTQLQRSSAQAKKSQEVAAKLTMVEGQLEVNMKEVSRFQAEVMDLRVQLKTSGEDRMKSQAQLEVMEAQKDALRTLTEQLKAQTEALNQRHVAELLQCKEREEALSRERDQEAATRSESAAAEASARGELATLKAQNERLAMENAEIREGLHRANTEMAELGMTICRLTAEREEAKEGWAGEADRIGELEERTSGEVERLEACMAAMRQENTGLREELRMTENLPGAMLELQDKLEKAECQVRSLQDTSLEEMEAVKFQMSSESMNHQNQIKSLKDELGKLRVQLPKEQEKVSSLEAKIFEIEGVNEEYSRLIGEKDAHVAKSEAAIRQSEGEIQRLRDSVTSAKEALLEVQAAREELKKKLEQAENDKHSHCLRTTAEIDDLYRTKSTLEERLIELIKDKDILWQKSDALEFEQKLRAEERWLQDKEATHCLGCQGHFTWWLRRHHCRLCGRIFCYYCSNNFVMTKHSGKKERCCRECYTQHRAVVERFTEVSDPSTKTDDGAYDIITEEDANGIYDTDSLSLTTGDSLEGEQDTRPLGALEIGTGDTTPDDPEENVPTLQDAEIALLKSGEVTLVVPVSIDDISQFGDGSRELFVKSSCYSVISIVVVDCSPTVSWMFSSVPKSISFGMVYRVTADVPVEQSKVLIPLTRCNSHKEAIQGQLKVRNPGLYTLIFDNSFSRFISKKVLYRLTLEKPVIYDGRDF